The genomic interval ATCCTATCCTTCGTTTAACCAGCCGTTCCCGGCCACTGGCTTCTCCGCTCCGGCGACTTTGTCCACAGCAATGACTCCGGGGCTGGCCTCAGGAGTAACCTCAGGGCTTACCACCGGGCGTTCACAGTGGCCAGCTTCTTTCAATGCGGCGGGCTTTAATGCGTCAGGTCTACCGGCGGCCATGGCATTGCCAGGCTCTGTGGGCTTTCAGCCGACCGCTGCGTTCAGCCCGGCTTCGGCCCCTTCGCGAGTGAACGCAAGTCCCTTTGCTATTTCTGCCCCCGAAACACCGGGTTTGGCTTCCGCCTGGTCCAACCTGACCGATAATAGCCAGCCCCTGACCGCCGATGCCATGGGTCAGAAGGTGGGAACGGTGGTGGCCAGCTTTATGAAAGAAAACCCTGCCTTGCTGGAGAAGCTGAACGGGGTGGATCTGGACGCACTGGCCCAGGACATTGGCCCTAAAGTGGAAAAGGCCCGTGCCCAGATTCAGCAGGCCCTTAAAAAAATGCCGCAGGCGGTGGATAACCGATTGATTCGCATGCTGGACCCGGGAACCCGAGAGCTGGCCACTGAGTTTGATCAGTGGTTGCGGAAAGAGCCAGATCCGGCTTTACTGGCGAACATGGCCCGGGAAGAGCGCCTGAAGGCTCGTCAAGAGAATGCCAAGACCCAAAGGCAAGGAGCCAATGCCGGTACCCTGGCTGACCCCTTCGCGGCGGACGATCCCTTTGGGGATGCCTTTTTACCCGAAAAGCCCGCCACCTGGAAAGACAAGATATTGAACACCAAAGACCAGTTGTGGGCAAAGATGCAATCCAGCTGGCCCCTGAATCGTCGGCAAAAGCCGGACAATGGAGGCCTGCCCCTGGAAGAGGCCTTCGCCAGTTTGCGAAACAAACCCAAGCCCCCCATCAGTCTGGATGGGGCGTTGAGCGAAGCGGAACTGGATGCCTTGTTGGGCAGCGGTTTAACCTTTAAGGCCAACCCTAAAAAATAGGGCTGGCCAGCGTATCAGGTTTTAGCTGCCCGCTTTTTGCAGCAGATTCAGATTTTCTTCCCGCAATTGCTTTTTGATGACTTTACCGGTCTGGTTTTTGGGCAGTTCATCATAAAAGCGAATCACGGCGGGGATCATAAAGGGGGGGAGATGCTCCTGGCAGAACTTTTTAAGCTCCGTTTCGGTGGCGGTGGCCCCTTCTTTCAGTTCAACGCAGGCTGCGATATCTTCGCCCAGCTTTTCATCGGGGATGCCAATGACGGCAGCGTGCAGAATGGCCGGGTGCTGGTACAGGACGTCCTCAATGCGCACCGGGGCAATGTTTTCGCCCGCTTTAATAATTAAGTCCTTGATGCGTCCACCCGAAATAAACAGGTTTCCCTGCGCGTCGAAATGCCCCAAATCCCCGGTGTGGAAGTAGCCTTCGGCGTCAAACACCTGACTGGTTTCCTCGGGCAGATTGTAATAGCCCAACATGATGTTGGGACCTTTGGCCATAATTTCGCCTTCCGCGGAAACCTGACCGGGCTGCCAGTCGATGGTTTTTCCTTCAGCGTCCACCAGCTTGAGTTGCACGTTGGGCAAGGCCGGGCCCACGGATTTGGGTACCGAGCCCACCGCGGGACGATTGACGGCCAGCACCGGAGCGGTTTCAGTCAGGCCGTAGCCCTCCAGCACCACCAAATTCAGGCTGTTTTCAATCTGGCGTAACAATTTTTCCGGCAAGGAAGCGCCACCGGAGATGCAGGCTTTCAAGTGGGCCAGTTTCTCGGCCCCGACTTTCTGGATGCTGTGCAGCAGTACGCTGAACATGGTGGGAACCAGAGGCAATATGGTAATGCGCCCTTCCACCAGGGTTTGCAGGATTTTCTTGGGAGCGAAGTTGGGCACCAGATAAATGGGGGCCTGGGCATCCAGGGCATACAGGCCGATAATCAGGCCGTAGGCGTGAAACAAGGGCAAGGCCAGCAGTAAGCGTTCTGAATTGGAGAACTTGAAGATGGGGTGAATGCCTTCCAGGTTGGCGATGAGGTTATTTTCGCTGAGCATGACCCCTTTGGGCTTGCCGGTGGTCCCGGAGGTGTACATTAAAATGCGCATGCTGTGGGCGTCCCCAAAGGGCACTTGGGGGAATTGAGGGTTTCCCTGCTCAATGGCCTCTTCCAGACTGGGATAGGTGCTGTCTTCTGCCGGTTGGTTGGCCATCATGACCGGGATGGGACGTCCTTCAAAGCAGTGTTTAAAGGCGTAGGTGGTTAAAATCAGCTTGCTACCGGAATTTAACACCACGTAAATAATATCTTCGGACGGGATGGAGACGTTAATGGGCACCACAATGGCCCCGGCGTATAAAACGGCGAAAAACCCCACCAGATACTCTTTCTGGTTCATAAACATCAGGGCCACCCGATCGCCGGGTTGAATGCCCTTGGCCTGCAGGACCGAGGCCAGCCGGATGGCCTTCTCCCGAAATTCGGCCAGGGTCCAACTGGTTTCATCCTCAATCAGGGTTAACAGGCTGGCATCGGACTTTTGCAGAAGGCGATCAAATAATAAACTCATGGGGGTTCCCTCTTTCAGTGCTTTTAATGGGTGGCAGATCAGGGAATCGCTGATTGTCGTATTCCCCAATTAAGTCTTTTGGTCATTATTTTGAAGGGCCAGCCGCAGTTTCCCGGAAACTGCTTTTAACCGGGCCAGAGCCTCCGATTGAGTCATTTTATCACGGGCCATTAAAATGGCTGGCTTTACCTGATAACGGGTTTCTTCCAAAATGGCTGCGGCTTCCTCGACGCTGACCTGCCCCAGAGCGGCCACAATGCGTCGGGCTCGGGCCTTCAGCTTCAGGTTGGTGGGTTGCACATCTACCATTAAATTTTGAAAGGTCTTGCCGGTCTGGATCATGGCCCCGGTGGTCAACATGTTGAGTACCAGCTTTTGGGCCGTGCCCGCTTTCATGCGGGTGGACCCGGCCACCACTTCCGGCCCCACTTCCACCACAATGGGCTGACGAACCGCCTGGGCCAGCTTGGAGTTAGGGTCACAGGTCAATCCGGCGGTGAAGCACCCCAGCGCATCAGCGGCCTGCATGGCGGCTACCACGTAAGGGGCTTGCCCACTGGCAGAGATGCCCACGGCCACATCACCCGCAGTCAGGCCGGCTGTTTGCACATCCTGCGCGCCCTGCTCCGCGGAATCCTCGGCACCTTCCACGGCCTTGCGCAGGGCAATGTCGCCGCCGGCGATGATGCCTTGCACCAGCTCCGGGGGCGCTCCGTAAGTGGGGGGGCATTCGGAGGCGTCCAACACACCCAAGCGGCCACTGGTACCCGCCCCAAAGTAGAACAGTCGGCCGCCATTGTTAAAAGCGGTTTTGATGGCGTCCACGGTGACCGCGATCTGGGGGATGGCTTGCTCCACCGCCAGGGCCACCAACTGATCTTCGGCGTTAATTTTGCGTAGCACCTCCTCGGTGGAGAGTAAATCGATATCCATGGTGTGTGGATTCACCTGCTCGGTGGGGATGACCGAATGGAGTGCCTGTTCAAAAGCGTTGGAACCAAGGGCAGAATCTGGCATGGGGCGTCTATCCTGTGGGTTGTGGCGTCTGGTTGTAGCGTCCTATGGATGGAGTCGAACCGGGCCGCAGGCCGTAAAGCAATGGCAAGCCGGGGGCGATTATCTTTGCCTGTTCGTGATTAACTATTAGTGTAAAGCATTTTGTCGGTTCTGTTAGGGGATACAGCCCGTGAGCCCCAGTCATCCTGCTTGTGAGCAACCCAAGGTATTGGCGGTCATTCCGGCCCGCTACGCTTCCACCCGGTTTCCGGGGAAGCCACTGGTGGACATTCAGGGGAAGCCCATGATCCGACATGTTTGGGAGCGGGTGCGGGGAGTTCCAGCCATTCAGCGGATCATTGTGGCCACCGATGACGAGCGTATCGCCCAGACCGCCCGGACTTTTGGGGCGGAGGTTGCCATGACTTCCCCGGCGCATCCCTCCGGGACGGATCGTCTGTGGGAGGTGGCCCAGACTTTGCCAGCGTTTGAGTGGGTGTTGAACGTGCAGGGAGATGAGCCCTTCATCAATCCCGCGCATTTGCAGGCGGCCCTTGAGGGCATTCAGCGATTTGCGGGGGCCGATATCATTACCCTGGTCACGCCCATTCATACGGTGGAGGATTGGCGGGAGCCCAATCTGGTGAAGGCGGTGCTGACCGCCGAGGGGCGGGCGCTTTATTTTTCTCGGGCTCCCGTGCCCTATCATCGAGATGCGCCTGATTTGCCTCAAGGCGTTTATCGGCACATTGGGCTTTATTTATACCGCCGCACTGCCCTGGAACGCTTCACCCAGTTGCCGCCCTCCCCGCTGGAGCAGATGGAAAAGCTGGAGCAGTTGCGAGCCCTGGAGGCGGGGATGACTATTTATGCGGCGGTGGTCTCCGAAGCGCCGGTGGGCGTGGACACCCCTGCGGATCTCATCCGTATACGGGAATCTTTGGGGTAGGGCTTCCCGATTTTAAAATGATGACGGTATAATGAGGTCTACTTTTAGCGGCTCCGATTGGCTCAGCCAGAGCGTGTGCATCGTTTTGAAAGTAACCGCCTGGAAAGCGTAATGGCAGTGAGTAACACAGAGAGTCTCTTTCCTGAATGAAAGTGTGGATCGTTTTCAGATCCCTGTGACAGTTGAGTTAGGTAACAGTGGAAGCGTTTGAATGCGTGTGAATTCTTATTCTCGAATGTTCAGTACCCAACTGGTTTTAGCGGTGAGTTTGGGTCTCTTGTTAGGGCAAGTCAGTCCCGCAACGGCCACTGTGCCGGAGGAATCCAGTGTAGAGCTGGAGGCGGCCAAAGCAGAGTCATTGGGTGAGGCCCCCTTGCAGATCAGCGAAGCCGCAATCATGGCCACCCCTTTCATGGCTGCGGAGAACACGGAATTATTGCGCCAAAAGGTAGCAGCGGTCAGCAATTACGTGCAGACGTACAACCGAAATCTGCCTGCTGGACAGATCGGTAGCATCGCCGATGCCATTGTGCGATACAGCGAGCGCTATGGCGTGGATTACCGTCTGCTGACCAGCCTGATTGCCATTGAATCCTCCTTTCGTTCGGATGCGGTCTCTTCCTCGGGCGCCATTGGCATGGGCCAGTTGAAACCCGCCACGGCCAAGTGGCTGGGCGTTTTGAATCCTTACGATCCGGTGGATAACATTGCCGGAACCGCCCGTTTTTTAGGCTGGCTGGTGCAAAAGTACAACGGCAATCTGGAATACGCCTTGTCTGCCTATTATCAGGGGCCGGGTTACGTGGATCGTAACGGGGTCAGCTCCGTTTGCATGCCTTACCTGCAAAAGATCAACCGGGCCTTGGGTTCTCTGCTTTAGTTGTAAATTTTCCGCAATAAAATCTTGTGCTTTTAACACCCTTTCCCCTTCAGCTGGTTTTCTCTCACAGATTACCCAACTGAGGGCACCAAGGTATGCAGCCTGTTGGCTCAAGCCCGGCATTTTCCAAATTGCGTTTTGGCAATAACAGCGCCACTGTGGTGCAGGGGTTGGCCTCCGGTTTGCAGCGCATTATTCGGGGTCAACCGGGGCCGGCTACCAGTAAGGCCATCGAGATCAGCTTTCGGCCCTTGATGCCCTTGATCGTGGCGGGCTCTGGCCTGCTTTACAATCAGGGCCGGGAAAGTCTGAAGGGCAGTGGTCAGGAAAGTAACGCCTGGTTACGGATACTGGGTGAATCGACCCTGGCTTATGGGGTGCTGGCCAACACCACGGGCTTGTATCCACTATTGGGGATAGCCTTGGCCGCTTACAGGGCTGGTAAGGAAGAAACCGGACTGGGACAAGTCAAAGCGCTGGTCAATACGGCCACCACCTTAACGATGGGTTATGCGGGCGTTAAATTATTCAAGCTGATGGCCAAGGTGGATGGCCGCATCGACAACGAGATTCTCTATAAATCGTTGGGCCGTCGGGAGGAATCGACGCCTGAGCGTCAGGTTATTCAGGAGTGGCTAGAGAAACTTTCTGGCCACGGGGATGAAAAAGTGCGTGGCTTTGGCGCTACTTTGAAAGATCTGGCTCAGGAACTGGATAAAAACGTGGATGTGCTGGCCCGGTTGAAATCGGAGGGGCGCACCGACGCGGTGTTGCAGGATTCCCGAGGGGTGCTGGAAAAGTTGAAACACCTGAAAGAGCAGGCTTACCAGCAGTTTACCCATCTGGAACAGGATGCCCTGAAGCCATTGCAGGGAGAAGCCAATCGCCGTATCGCCAAGAACCTGATGAGCAATATTCGGTACTCTCAAAGTGGTTTTGTAAAAGGGTTACGGGCTTTAAATCCTGTTTTGGGCTACGTTATTTCCGGGTTGATGATTGGGGCCCCGGTGGCCGCTTTAATCAATCGGTTCATTGAAAAACGATATCCCGAGCTTCAACAGAAGCGATTGAAAAAATCCATCCTGCCGCCCGAGCATCGTATCTGGAGTGGCGGGGGGCGTCACTATGCGGGCGACTCCTGGATAAAAGATCCGAATCCGGAAATTAATATAGGCCCCACCCTAATTAATACGGGTAATGCTCAGCCGGCTATTTTCTGGCCGGGGATGAACAACAACCGCCCCTTACAGTAGGGTCTTCTGAGTCGTTCTTAGTTCTATAAAAAATTCTGAATTATCTCTTGCCGTGCGGTTTGTCATTCCCGCGAAGGCGGGAATCCAGAGAAAAATGGTTATAGTACGCATTTTGTAGCTGGGATGACTCTTATAAACTGGATTCCCGCCTTCGCGGGAATGACATATTGAAGTTTAAATAGTAAGTCAAGATAGAGTGTCTACCTAAAACTTCAATAGTAGTACGTTAATGGATGACCCCAAAAAAGCGACGGGTTTTTGAGGCCCGTCGCTTTTGAGTTTAGGGGGAAAACTACGATCTAGTAGTCATCCATTCCCGGCATACCGGCGGGCATGGCGGGGCCTTTTTTCTCCGGCATATCCACGATCAGGGCTTCGGTGGTTAACAACAGCCCAGCGATGCTGGCTGCGTTTTCCAGAGCGGAGCGCTCCACTTTTAGCGGATCGACGATACCGGCGGCGAACATATCGACGTACACGCCGTTCAGGGCGTCAAAGCCGATGTTGCCAGCTTCTTCTTTCACCTTTTCAACCACCACTTGACCACGAGCGCCAGCGTTGTCGGCGATCTGACGGCAAGGGGCTTCCAGGGCGCGAACCAGGATTTCAGCACCAGTGCGCTCTTCGGCTTTCAGGGTTTCTGCGAACTTTTGCAGAGACAGGGTGGCTTTCAGCAAAGCGGTACCACCGCCGGGCACAATGCCTTCCTCGATAGCGGCGCGGGTGGCGTTCAAGGCATCTTCCAAACGCAGCTTCTTGTCCTTCAGTTCGGTTTCAGTGGCAGCGCCGACTTCAATCACGGCAACCCCACCAGCCAACTTGGCCAGACGTTCTTGCAGTTTTTCACGGTCGTATTCGCTGTCGCTTTCCTCGATTTGACGCTTGATCAACTTCACGCGGGCTTCTACGTCGGACTTGGTGGCTTCATCCACCACGATGGTGGTGGCTTCGCGGGTCACGGTCACCCGGCGGGCTTTGCCCAAATGCTCCACAGTGACGTTTTCCAGCTTCATGCCCAGATCTTCGGTGAACATCTGGCCGCCAGTCAGGATGGCGATGTCTTCCAGCATGGCCTTGCGACGATCCCCGAAGCCGGGAGCCTTGACGGCCACGGCGCGGATGACTTTCCGCATGCTGTTGACCACCAGGGTAGCCAGCGCTTCGCCTTCCACATCTTCGGCGATAATCAGCAGACCACGGCCTTCACGGGCCACTTTTTCCAGAATGGGCACCAGGTCGCTGACCAGGTTGATTTTCTTGTTGACGGTCAGCACGAAGCAATCTTCCAGCACCGCTTCCATGCGCTCGGTGTCGGTGATGAAGTACGGGGAGATGTAGCCCTTGTCGAACTGCATCCCTTCCACGACTTTCAGCTGGGTGCCGATGGACTTGGACTCTTCTACGGTGATGACGCCTTCGTTGCCCACTTTGTCCATGGCGTCGGCAATCAGGTTACCCACCACTTCGTCGTTTCCGGCGGAGATGGAAGCAACTTGAGCGATGGCTT from Vampirovibrio chlorellavorus carries:
- a CDS encoding class I adenylate-forming enzyme family protein, translating into MSLLFDRLLQKSDASLLTLIEDETSWTLAEFREKAIRLASVLQAKGIQPGDRVALMFMNQKEYLVGFFAVLYAGAIVVPINVSIPSEDIIYVVLNSGSKLILTTYAFKHCFEGRPIPVMMANQPAEDSTYPSLEEAIEQGNPQFPQVPFGDAHSMRILMYTSGTTGKPKGVMLSENNLIANLEGIHPIFKFSNSERLLLALPLFHAYGLIIGLYALDAQAPIYLVPNFAPKKILQTLVEGRITILPLVPTMFSVLLHSIQKVGAEKLAHLKACISGGASLPEKLLRQIENSLNLVVLEGYGLTETAPVLAVNRPAVGSVPKSVGPALPNVQLKLVDAEGKTIDWQPGQVSAEGEIMAKGPNIMLGYYNLPEETSQVFDAEGYFHTGDLGHFDAQGNLFISGGRIKDLIIKAGENIAPVRIEDVLYQHPAILHAAVIGIPDEKLGEDIAACVELKEGATATETELKKFCQEHLPPFMIPAVIRFYDELPKNQTGKVIKKQLREENLNLLQKAGS
- a CDS encoding lytic transglycosylase domain-containing protein — its product is MRVNSYSRMFSTQLVLAVSLGLLLGQVSPATATVPEESSVELEAAKAESLGEAPLQISEAAIMATPFMAAENTELLRQKVAAVSNYVQTYNRNLPAGQIGSIADAIVRYSERYGVDYRLLTSLIAIESSFRSDAVSSSGAIGMGQLKPATAKWLGVLNPYDPVDNIAGTARFLGWLVQKYNGNLEYALSAYYQGPGYVDRNGVSSVCMPYLQKINRALGSLL
- the kdsB gene encoding 3-deoxy-manno-octulosonate cytidylyltransferase is translated as MSPSHPACEQPKVLAVIPARYASTRFPGKPLVDIQGKPMIRHVWERVRGVPAIQRIIVATDDERIAQTARTFGAEVAMTSPAHPSGTDRLWEVAQTLPAFEWVLNVQGDEPFINPAHLQAALEGIQRFAGADIITLVTPIHTVEDWREPNLVKAVLTAEGRALYFSRAPVPYHRDAPDLPQGVYRHIGLYLYRRTALERFTQLPPSPLEQMEKLEQLRALEAGMTIYAAVVSEAPVGVDTPADLIRIRESLG
- the groL gene encoding chaperonin GroEL (60 kDa chaperone family; promotes refolding of misfolded polypeptides especially under stressful conditions; forms two stacked rings of heptamers to form a barrel-shaped 14mer; ends can be capped by GroES; misfolded proteins enter the barrel where they are refolded when GroES binds): MAKRIVFEEEARRALESGIDAVANAVKVTLGPKGRNVVLEKKFGSPQIVNDGVTIAKEVELEDHQQNAGAQLIREVASKTNDVAGDGTTTAAVLAQSIVHEGLKNVVAGANPLGLKRGIDKSVAVIVDDLRKQARKVENREAIAQVASISAGNDEVVGNLIADAMDKVGNEGVITVEESKSIGTQLKVVEGMQFDKGYISPYFITDTERMEAVLEDCFVLTVNKKINLVSDLVPILEKVAREGRGLLIIAEDVEGEALATLVVNSMRKVIRAVAVKAPGFGDRRKAMLEDIAILTGGQMFTEDLGMKLENVTVEHLGKARRVTVTREATTIVVDEATKSDVEARVKLIKRQIEESDSEYDREKLQERLAKLAGGVAVIEVGAATETELKDKKLRLEDALNATRAAIEEGIVPGGGTALLKATLSLQKFAETLKAEERTGAEILVRALEAPCRQIADNAGARGQVVVEKVKEEAGNIGFDALNGVYVDMFAAGIVDPLKVERSALENAASIAGLLLTTEALIVDMPEKKGPAMPAGMPGMDDY
- the murQ gene encoding N-acetylmuramic acid 6-phosphate etherase is translated as MPDSALGSNAFEQALHSVIPTEQVNPHTMDIDLLSTEEVLRKINAEDQLVALAVEQAIPQIAVTVDAIKTAFNNGGRLFYFGAGTSGRLGVLDASECPPTYGAPPELVQGIIAGGDIALRKAVEGAEDSAEQGAQDVQTAGLTAGDVAVGISASGQAPYVVAAMQAADALGCFTAGLTCDPNSKLAQAVRQPIVVEVGPEVVAGSTRMKAGTAQKLVLNMLTTGAMIQTGKTFQNLMVDVQPTNLKLKARARRIVAALGQVSVEEAAAILEETRYQVKPAILMARDKMTQSEALARLKAVSGKLRLALQNNDQKT